The Desmodus rotundus isolate HL8 chromosome 3, HLdesRot8A.1, whole genome shotgun sequence genome includes a region encoding these proteins:
- the C3AR1 gene encoding C3a anaphylatoxin chemotactic receptor produces the protein MEFFPNETDASDLHSLPWNEPQLILSMVILSLTFLLGLPGNGLVLWVAGLKMKWTVSTIWFLHLTLADFLCCLSLPFSLAHVALQGHWPYGLPLCKLIPSIIILNMFASVFLLTTISLDRCLLVLKPIWCQNHRSVRAAFLICGCIWVLAFIMCIPVFVYRETISVDNRTVCRYNFGEDSSFDYLNLTFDGVENESLENFIVQLSGEVDDSLDAFPLQTNDHPWRATTLLPSQTFQRLPGDSLPVDSARLSNQHPYYKLIKPDDEVLPTIPIDLPTDDPKTNPLNNLDAFLSPSLELFSADSSNALDMTELSQDLPDYDDDFFAYDNQVPTPLLVMTITRLVMGFLLPFIAMLTCYGLIIFRMRRGRFAKSRSKTLRVSMVVVVVFLVCWAPYHIVGVLLLFIDPNTPFGEALRFLDHVSIALASANSCLNPFLYAFMGKDFRKTARQSMQGILEAAFSEDRTHSTNCTPNNTFSERNSSSRAV, from the coding sequence ATGGAGTTTTTCCCTAATGAGACCGATGCATCTGACCTACACTCACTGCCTTGGAATGAACCCCAGCTAATTCTCTCCATGGTCATCCTCAGCCTCACTTTCTTATTGGGGTTGCCGGGCAACGGGCTGGTGCTGTGGGTGGCTGGCCTAAAGATGAAGTGGACAGTGAGCACCATTTGGTTTCTCCATCTCACACTGGCAGACTTCCTCTGCTGCCTCTCCTTGCCCTTCTCCCTGGCTCACGTGGCTCTCCAAGGACACTGGCCTTATGGTTTGCCCCTATGCAAGCTCATTCCCTCCATCATCATCCTCAACATGTTCGCCAGCGTCTTCTTGCTGACTACCATTAGCCTGGACCGCTGTCTTTTGGTACTCAAGCCGATCTGGTGCCAGAATCACCGCAGTGTGAGGGCAGCCTTCCTTATCTGTGGATGTATCTGGGTGCTGGCTTTTATAATGTGCATACCTGTGTTCGTATACCGGGAAACGATCTCTGTAGACAACCGAACTGTGTGTCGCTACAATTTCGGTGAGGATAGCTCCTTCGATTATTTGAACCTCACCTTTGATGGAGTGGAAAATGAGTCTCTTGAAAACTTCATTGTTCAGCTGTCTGGAGAAGTGGATGATAGTTTAGATGCTTTCCCTTTACAAACTAATGATCATCCTTGGAGAGCAACTactctccttccttctcaaaCATTTCAAAGACTTCCTGGAGATTCACTGCCCGTGGATTCAGCTAGGTTATCTAATCAACATCcatattataaattaattaaacCTGATGATGAGGTCTTACCCACAATCCCCATTGACCTTCCCACTGATGATCCCAAAACTAACCCACTGAATAACTTGGATGCTTTCCTCTCCCCCAGTTTAGAGCTTTTCTCTGCTGACTCTAGTAATGCCTTAGACATGACTGAGTTATCACAAGATTTACCGGACTATGATGATGACTTCTTTGCATATGACAATCAAGTTCCAACACCTCTGCTAGTAATGACCATCACTAGGCTAGTGATGGGTTTCCTGCTGCCCTTTATTGCCATGCTGACCTGTTATGGCCTCATTATCTTCCGAATGCGACGAGGCCGCTTCGCCAAGTCTCGAAGCAAAACCCTTCGAGTGTCCATGGTGGTGGTAGTTGTCTTTCTTGTCTGCTGGGCCCCGTATCACATTGTTGGAGTCCTCTTATTGTTTATTGACCCAAATACTCCCTTTGGGGAagctctgcgcttcctggaccaTGTATCCATTGCTCTAGCATCTGCCAATAGTTGCTTGAATCCCTTCCTGTATGCCTTTATGGGAAAAGATTTTAGGAAGACAGCAAGGCAGTCCATGCAGGGCATTCTGGAGGCAGCTTTCAGTGAGGATCGCACACATTCTACCAACTGTACCCCAAACAACACCTTTTCAGAAAGAAACAGTAGCAGTAGAGCTGTGTGA